One genomic segment of Rhizorhabdus phycosphaerae includes these proteins:
- a CDS encoding electron transfer flavoprotein subunit alpha/FixB family protein, translated as MKTLVWVEHDGGAVKDATLSAVTAASKLGEVHLLVAGEGVGTVAEAAAKIAGVGKVHVADGAAYANALAENVAPLVVELMGHHDAFVAPATANGKNIAPRVAALLDVMQISEILSVESADTFTRPTYAGNAIATVQSSDAKKVITVRATSFEKAAREGGSGAVEAVSGAGDAGLSSFVGAEISKSERPELTSAKIIVSGGRALQNSENFHAIIEPLADKLGAAVGASRAAVDAGYVPNDYQVGQTGKIVAPEVYIAVGISGAIQHLAGMKDSKTIIAINKDEEAPIFQVADVGLVGDLFKVVPELTGKL; from the coding sequence ATGAAGACGCTCGTTTGGGTCGAACATGATGGCGGCGCCGTCAAGGACGCCACCCTGTCGGCGGTGACCGCCGCCTCGAAGCTCGGTGAAGTCCACCTGCTCGTCGCCGGCGAAGGCGTCGGCACGGTGGCCGAAGCGGCCGCGAAGATCGCCGGTGTGGGCAAGGTCCATGTCGCCGACGGCGCGGCCTACGCCAATGCACTGGCCGAGAATGTCGCGCCGCTCGTCGTCGAGCTGATGGGGCATCATGATGCCTTCGTCGCGCCCGCGACCGCCAACGGCAAGAATATCGCGCCGCGCGTCGCAGCACTGCTCGACGTGATGCAGATCTCCGAGATCCTGTCGGTGGAAAGCGCCGACACCTTCACCCGCCCGACCTATGCCGGCAACGCGATCGCGACCGTGCAGTCGTCGGACGCGAAGAAGGTGATCACGGTCCGCGCGACCTCGTTCGAGAAGGCCGCCCGCGAGGGTGGTTCGGGTGCGGTCGAAGCCGTTTCCGGTGCAGGCGACGCGGGTCTCTCGAGCTTCGTCGGCGCCGAGATCAGCAAGTCCGAGCGTCCCGAGCTCACCTCGGCGAAGATCATCGTATCCGGCGGTCGCGCGCTGCAGAACAGTGAGAACTTCCACGCGATCATCGAGCCACTGGCCGACAAGCTCGGCGCTGCCGTCGGCGCGTCGCGCGCCGCGGTCGACGCCGGCTATGTGCCGAACGACTATCAGGTCGGCCAGACCGGCAAGATCGTCGCCCCGGAAGTCTATATCGCGGTCGGCATCTCGGGTGCGATTCAGCATCTCGCCGGCATGAAGGACTCGAAGACGATCATCGCGATCAACAAGGACGAGGAAGCGCCGATCTTCCAGGTGGCCGATGTCGGCCTGGTCGGCGATCTGTTCAAGGTCGTGCCGGAGCTTACCGGCAAGCTCTGA
- a CDS encoding GAF domain-containing protein, translated as MTSSLQKDLVAIRSIEAVPSILELALTRSSMRFVAIARVTPDRWMACALLNRIGIDLNAGDELDLKTTICDEVRGHGQAVIIDDVAADPLYRDHPTPRLYGFRSYISAPIQLADGEIFGTLFAVDVAPARLSNSNALLSFDLLAKLVALELGRIGWKN; from the coding sequence GTGACCAGTAGCTTGCAAAAGGATCTCGTCGCAATCCGCTCGATCGAGGCCGTTCCATCGATACTCGAACTGGCCCTAACCCGCAGCAGCATGCGCTTCGTCGCCATAGCACGGGTAACCCCCGACCGCTGGATGGCCTGCGCTCTGCTGAACAGGATCGGCATTGATCTGAATGCGGGCGACGAACTGGACCTGAAGACGACCATTTGCGACGAGGTACGCGGCCATGGCCAGGCGGTCATCATCGACGATGTCGCAGCGGATCCCCTGTACCGCGATCATCCCACACCCCGCCTCTATGGTTTCCGCAGCTATATCTCGGCGCCGATCCAACTGGCCGACGGTGAAATCTTCGGCACGCTCTTCGCCGTCGACGTGGCGCCGGCGCGGCTATCCAACAGCAATGCCCTGCTAAGCTTCGACCTGCTCGCGAAACTGGTCGCGCTCGAACTGGGCCGGATCGGTTGGAAGAATTGA
- a CDS encoding electron transfer flavoprotein subunit beta/FixA family protein codes for MKVLVPVKRVIDYNVKPRVKMDGTGVDLANVKMSMNPFDEIAVEEAIRLKEKGIATEIVAVSIGEPKAQETLRTALAMGADRAILIVSETEVEPLGVAKLLAKIVEEEAPGLVILGKQAIDDDSNQTGQMLAALTGRPQGTFASKVEVEGDSVKVTREVDGGLETVSLKTPAIVTTDLRLNEPRYASLPNIMKAKSKPLAQKTPADYGVDVTPRLKTLKVSEPPKRSAGIKVADVDELAAKLKALGVAA; via the coding sequence ATGAAAGTCCTCGTGCCCGTTAAGCGGGTCATCGATTACAACGTGAAGCCTCGCGTCAAGATGGACGGCACCGGCGTCGACCTGGCCAACGTCAAGATGTCGATGAACCCCTTCGACGAAATCGCCGTCGAAGAAGCCATCCGTCTGAAGGAAAAAGGCATTGCGACGGAGATCGTCGCCGTGTCGATCGGCGAACCGAAGGCCCAGGAAACGCTGCGCACGGCGCTGGCGATGGGCGCCGATCGTGCGATCCTGATCGTCAGCGAGACCGAGGTCGAACCGCTCGGCGTCGCCAAGCTGCTCGCCAAGATCGTCGAGGAAGAGGCCCCCGGCCTCGTCATCCTCGGCAAGCAGGCGATCGACGACGATTCGAACCAGACGGGTCAGATGCTCGCCGCGCTCACCGGCCGGCCGCAGGGCACCTTCGCTTCGAAGGTCGAAGTCGAGGGCGACAGCGTCAAGGTTACCCGCGAAGTCGATGGCGGCCTCGAGACGGTCAGCCTGAAGACCCCCGCGATCGTGACCACCGACCTGCGCCTCAACGAGCCGCGCTATGCTTCGCTGCCGAACATCATGAAGGCGAAGTCCAAGCCGCTCGCACAGAAGACCCCGGCGGATTACGGCGTGGACGTTACCCCGCGCCTCAAGACGCTCAAGGTTTCCGAGCCGCCGAAGCGTTCGGCCGGCATCAAGGTGGCCGACGTCGATGAACTGGCGGCCAAGCTCAAGGCTCTGGGAGTTGCGGCATGA
- a CDS encoding 5'-methylthioadenosine/S-adenosylhomocysteine nucleosidase, whose amino-acid sequence MRLILPLLAALAFAPTAALAAPPPVAKAASARPPVTAIISAFAPEMELLEGQLSDRRESRIGGVRFVEGRLDGRPVLLFLSGMSMVNAAMTTQLALDHFPVRRIVFSGIAGGLDPALDVGDVVVPDAWANYLESVFARADERGGYALPTDMEGRVPLENWQMIFPRAALVQTAEGGAIEPKLWFEVDPALLAAARKAAGKVRLERCVEALCLTVQPRILVGGKGVSASVFMDNAEFRAYLHRVFGAQATDMESAAVAHVAHVHGIAFIAFRSLSDLAGADPEHNQAGTFFRLASANAATVVRAFMSELKD is encoded by the coding sequence ATGCGCCTTATTCTTCCGCTGCTCGCCGCCCTCGCTTTTGCCCCGACCGCCGCTTTGGCTGCACCGCCGCCCGTGGCGAAAGCGGCAAGCGCCCGTCCGCCGGTGACCGCGATCATCTCCGCCTTCGCGCCCGAAATGGAACTGCTCGAGGGTCAGCTGTCCGACCGCCGCGAAAGCCGGATCGGCGGCGTTCGCTTCGTCGAGGGCCGGCTGGACGGACGCCCCGTGCTGTTGTTCCTGTCGGGTATGAGCATGGTCAACGCAGCGATGACGACGCAGCTCGCGCTCGATCATTTTCCGGTCCGGCGGATCGTCTTTTCGGGGATAGCGGGCGGGCTCGATCCCGCGCTCGACGTCGGCGACGTGGTCGTCCCCGACGCCTGGGCCAATTATCTGGAATCGGTGTTCGCACGCGCCGATGAACGGGGTGGCTATGCCCTGCCGACGGACATGGAGGGCCGGGTCCCCCTCGAAAATTGGCAGATGATTTTCCCGCGCGCCGCTCTGGTTCAGACGGCGGAGGGAGGCGCCATAGAGCCGAAGCTCTGGTTCGAGGTCGACCCGGCTCTTCTCGCCGCCGCCCGCAAGGCTGCCGGCAAGGTCCGTCTGGAGCGCTGCGTCGAGGCTCTATGTCTTACGGTCCAGCCCCGCATCCTCGTCGGCGGCAAGGGGGTCTCCGCGTCCGTGTTCATGGATAATGCCGAGTTTCGCGCCTATCTGCACCGCGTGTTCGGCGCGCAGGCGACCGACATGGAGAGCGCGGCGGTGGCACATGTCGCGCATGTGCACGGGATTGCCTTCATCGCCTTCCGCTCGCTGTCGGATCTGGCGGGGGCGGACCCGGAACATAATCAGGCGGGGACCTTCTTCCGGCTAGCCTCGGCCAATGCCGCGACCGTGGTCCGCGCCTTCATGTCCGAGCTCAAGGACTGA
- a CDS encoding S41 family peptidase — protein MIVATIAPAIGAVDVSTYKELDQFMSVFERVRSDYVEKVDDRTLIKGAIDGMLASLDPHSSYLDARDRQNMRTQTQGAYGGLGLSVTMEDGAVKIMTAQEDTPAGRAGLKTGDYITHIDSKLLYGGTLDEAVDQMRGKPGSKILLTIVRPGREKPFDISLTRELIQMKPVKWEVKDQVGVININTFVNANTGDSVRAAIAGIQKSLGHDPLGYVIDLRSNPGGLLDQAIDVADIFLDRGEIVSQRGREKNDIERRYATASPPDLAHGLPIIVLVDAGSASAAEIVAGALQDQKRALVMGEKTFGKGSVQTVIDLSDETALKLTTARYYTPSGRSVQEGGIKPDLRVPQLSDADYKDRPRLRESDLRRHLINEAKVDDKVLEDDGKPDPRFQLTAAELKKQGVEDFQLDYAVKTIARMSQPPLRTALGAAKKTGAR, from the coding sequence ATGATCGTTGCCACCATTGCCCCTGCCATCGGGGCGGTGGACGTAAGCACCTACAAGGAGCTCGACCAGTTCATGAGCGTGTTCGAGCGGGTCCGCTCGGACTATGTCGAGAAGGTCGATGACCGCACCCTGATCAAGGGTGCGATCGACGGCATGCTCGCAAGCCTCGATCCCCACAGCTCCTATCTCGATGCGCGCGACCGGCAGAATATGCGGACGCAGACGCAGGGCGCCTACGGCGGCCTTGGCCTCTCGGTCACGATGGAGGACGGCGCGGTCAAGATCATGACGGCGCAGGAAGACACGCCGGCCGGCCGCGCGGGCCTGAAGACCGGCGACTACATCACCCATATCGACAGCAAGCTGCTTTACGGCGGAACGCTGGACGAAGCGGTCGATCAGATGCGCGGCAAGCCGGGCTCGAAGATCCTGCTGACGATCGTCCGTCCCGGCCGCGAAAAGCCTTTCGATATCAGCCTCACCCGCGAGCTCATCCAGATGAAGCCCGTGAAATGGGAGGTGAAGGACCAGGTCGGCGTCATCAACATCAACACCTTCGTCAATGCCAACACCGGCGATTCGGTGCGGGCGGCGATCGCCGGCATCCAGAAATCGCTGGGCCATGACCCGCTGGGCTATGTGATCGACCTGCGCTCCAATCCGGGCGGCCTGCTCGACCAGGCGATCGACGTCGCCGACATCTTCCTCGACCGGGGCGAGATCGTGTCGCAGCGCGGGCGGGAGAAGAACGACATCGAGCGTCGTTATGCCACCGCCTCTCCCCCCGACCTCGCCCATGGCCTGCCGATTATCGTGCTGGTCGACGCCGGCTCGGCCTCGGCGGCGGAGATCGTCGCCGGCGCGCTGCAGGACCAGAAGCGGGCGCTGGTGATGGGCGAGAAGACCTTCGGCAAGGGCTCGGTGCAGACCGTGATCGACCTGTCCGACGAGACCGCTCTCAAGCTCACCACCGCACGCTACTACACGCCTTCGGGCCGCTCGGTGCAGGAGGGCGGCATCAAGCCCGACCTCCGCGTGCCGCAGCTCAGCGATGCAGACTATAAGGATCGCCCGAGGCTTCGCGAGTCCGACCTGCGTCGCCACCTCATCAACGAGGCCAAGGTCGACGACAAGGTGCTGGAGGACGACGGCAAGCCCGACCCCCGCTTCCAGCTGACTGCGGCCGAGCTGAAGAAGCAGGGTGTCGAAGACTTCCAGCTCGATTATGCGGTCAAGACGATCGCCCGCATGTCGCAGCCGCCGCTGCGTACCGCGCTGGGCGCCGCAAAGAAGACCGGCGCTCGCTGA
- the sucC gene encoding ADP-forming succinate--CoA ligase subunit beta yields MNIHEYQAKELLAKFGAAVPAGHAALTVDEAVEAAKKLPGPIWVVKAQIHAGGRGKGKFKELPADAKGGVRLSKSIEEVRANAQEMLGNTLVTIQTGEAGKQVNRLYVTDGADIKSEYYLSMLVDRKTGRIAMIVSTEGGMDIEQVAHDTPEKIRTIVIDPAEGFQPHHGRAVAFALKLKGDLNKQAVKLAEQLYNAFIATDMSMLEVNPLVETTDGKLLVLDAKVSFDSNALYRHPDVLALRDETEEDPAEIEASKYDLAYIKLDGDIGCMVNGAGLAMATMDIIKLNGMFPANFLDVGGGATKEKVTAAFKIILSDPAVKGILVNIFGGIMRCDIIAEGIIAAAKEVNLSVPLVVRLEGTNVQQGKDLLAGSGLPIVAADDLGDAARKIVAEVKKAA; encoded by the coding sequence ATGAACATCCATGAATATCAGGCCAAGGAGCTGCTGGCGAAGTTCGGTGCGGCTGTGCCCGCCGGCCATGCGGCACTGACCGTCGACGAAGCCGTCGAGGCGGCCAAGAAGCTTCCCGGGCCGATCTGGGTGGTCAAGGCACAGATCCACGCCGGTGGCCGCGGCAAGGGCAAGTTCAAGGAATTGCCGGCCGATGCCAAGGGCGGCGTGCGCCTGTCCAAGTCGATCGAGGAAGTCCGCGCCAATGCGCAGGAGATGCTCGGCAACACCCTGGTCACCATCCAGACGGGCGAAGCCGGCAAGCAGGTCAACCGCCTCTATGTGACCGACGGCGCCGACATCAAATCCGAATATTATCTGTCGATGCTGGTCGACCGGAAGACCGGCCGCATCGCGATGATCGTGTCGACCGAAGGCGGCATGGACATCGAGCAGGTCGCTCATGACACGCCCGAGAAGATCCGTACCATCGTGATCGATCCGGCCGAGGGCTTCCAGCCGCACCACGGACGCGCCGTGGCCTTCGCGCTGAAGCTGAAGGGCGACCTGAACAAGCAGGCCGTCAAGCTGGCCGAGCAGCTCTACAACGCGTTCATCGCGACCGACATGTCGATGCTCGAGGTCAATCCGCTGGTCGAGACCACCGACGGCAAGCTGCTCGTCCTCGATGCCAAGGTCAGCTTCGACTCGAACGCGCTCTATCGCCATCCCGACGTTCTCGCGCTGCGCGACGAGACCGAAGAGGATCCGGCCGAGATCGAGGCGTCGAAGTACGACCTCGCCTATATCAAGCTCGATGGCGACATCGGCTGCATGGTCAACGGCGCAGGCCTGGCCATGGCAACGATGGACATCATCAAGCTGAACGGGATGTTCCCGGCCAACTTCCTCGACGTCGGCGGCGGCGCCACGAAGGAGAAGGTCACCGCAGCGTTCAAGATCATCCTGAGCGACCCGGCGGTGAAGGGCATCCTCGTCAACATCTTCGGCGGGATCATGCGCTGCGACATCATCGCAGAAGGCATCATCGCGGCGGCGAAGGAAGTGAACCTCTCGGTTCCGCTGGTCGTCCGCCTCGAGGGCACCAACGTTCAGCAGGGCAAGGACCTGCTGGCCGGTTCGGGTCTGCCGATCGTGGCGGCCGACGACCTGGGCGACGCCGCTCGCAAGATCGTCGCGGAAGTGAAGAAGGCGGCCTGA
- a CDS encoding demethoxyubiquinone hydroxylase family protein yields MTSDSRRAAMLRVDQAGEFGATRIYAGQLAVMGQRSPEARAIARMAHQEARHRVIFDRMISERGVRPTALRPLWDIAGFALGAATALIGPKAAMACTAAIETEIDRHYGEQLDQLGDEDPELAETIRDFRAEEVEHRDTALAAGAEQAPAYPLLSGAIRLGCRIAIGLSRHI; encoded by the coding sequence ATGACCAGCGACAGCCGCCGTGCGGCAATGCTCCGCGTCGACCAGGCCGGTGAGTTCGGCGCCACCCGCATCTATGCCGGCCAGCTGGCTGTGATGGGCCAGCGCAGCCCAGAGGCGCGCGCCATCGCCCGCATGGCGCACCAGGAAGCCCGCCATCGCGTCATCTTCGACAGAATGATTTCCGAACGCGGGGTCCGTCCCACTGCGTTGCGGCCGCTATGGGACATCGCCGGTTTTGCGCTTGGCGCGGCAACCGCACTGATCGGCCCCAAGGCCGCGATGGCGTGTACCGCCGCGATCGAAACCGAGATCGATCGCCATTATGGCGAACAGCTCGATCAGTTGGGCGACGAGGATCCCGAACTCGCCGAGACCATTCGCGACTTTCGCGCAGAAGAGGTCGAGCATCGCGATACGGCCCTCGCGGCCGGCGCGGAACAGGCTCCGGCCTATCCGCTGCTGTCGGGCGCAATTCGGCTCGGCTGTCGCATTGCCATCGGACTTTCCCGGCACATATAA
- a CDS encoding disulfide bond formation protein B has translation MTRFAQARLAALLLPSALMTGALGSQYIGGLFPCEMCHWQRWPHEIAIAAALFAFPLGDKPAGRAALWLAILGILASGLIGVFHAGVEYKWWEGITRCSAPIAGGSPDDLMAQIMATPMIQCDVPQWTLFGISLAGYNALISTLGAIGILLMWKRKP, from the coding sequence ATGACACGCTTCGCTCAGGCGCGGCTTGCCGCGCTCCTCCTGCCCTCCGCGCTGATGACCGGCGCACTGGGATCGCAATATATCGGCGGCCTTTTCCCGTGCGAGATGTGCCACTGGCAGCGCTGGCCGCACGAGATCGCCATTGCCGCCGCGCTTTTCGCCTTTCCGCTGGGCGACAAGCCGGCCGGTCGCGCCGCCTTGTGGCTGGCGATCCTGGGGATTCTGGCCAGCGGCCTGATCGGGGTCTTCCACGCCGGCGTCGAGTATAAATGGTGGGAAGGGATCACCCGCTGCTCCGCCCCCATCGCCGGCGGCTCGCCCGACGACCTGATGGCGCAGATCATGGCCACACCGATGATTCAGTGCGACGTGCCCCAATGGACGCTGTTCGGCATTTCGCTCGCCGGATACAATGCGCTGATATCGACTTTGGGCGCGATCGGAATCCTCCTGATGTGGAAGCGCAAGCCATGA
- a CDS encoding TonB-dependent receptor encodes MHASVAVASLALTASPSIAQQAGAADDTADGSTLGEIVVTAQRRQQSLQDVPIAVSAFSGQELAAKQIRTTIDIPRMVPNMVGATNVGIGSANSYFIRGLGNTESIATFDPPVGTYVDDIYVSRQNANNFAFFDVDRIEVLRGPQGTLFGRNTTGGAINVVLKKPADSFGGYVEAGYGAYDKWIIRGSVDAPISEKVLTKLSGFATEADGYVKNLTTGEKNNGTKSFGLRGAVRLLPTDAVTWDLSADYVRDNTLNLPSVKVGGDLFNNTGLSTKTAGLAGLVAGRKANFHLKNVTKSLSFASNVQIDLGDATLALITGYRDLKQDYLSDVFDGKYSTGGFALANAGRFKQFSQEVKINGKIAEGLQYTAGLFYIHEDNRTDFADVFTLDLGTVGLPLVLADRVLKNKTSAPAAYLQFDWKPVDSLTLTVGGRYTTEKKTVGVTANANPALAGVPYGSADIAAAGVPLRNRTKEFTPRFAVEYRPMQDVMLFASATRGFRSGGWNARSLSAENFLEFGPEKVWSYEGGFRTELFDRTLRFNTTVFYTDVKGFQVPLGFVDSTGAINFVTQNGSDFRNYGLESELVWAPVRGLSLFANIGLQRAKYLNPDPTITAQQASCRAGVAASCGQGIVDPNGNLAQPQRTPKFTTAFGGAYDLPIGDFFLTPAANASYQSRNTVGTAGVPLDYVDGEWLVGASLTFKPQDGPWKASIECANCFNNLFVASNFPPGFAFYNMPRTWQLTVGYKF; translated from the coding sequence TTGCATGCATCCGTCGCGGTCGCCTCGCTGGCCCTGACGGCCTCGCCCTCGATAGCCCAGCAGGCAGGCGCCGCCGATGATACGGCCGACGGCAGCACGCTCGGTGAGATCGTCGTCACGGCCCAGCGTCGTCAGCAGAGCCTGCAGGACGTGCCGATCGCGGTTTCGGCCTTCTCGGGCCAGGAACTGGCGGCAAAGCAGATCCGCACCACGATCGACATCCCCCGCATGGTCCCCAACATGGTCGGCGCGACCAATGTGGGTATCGGCTCGGCCAACAGCTATTTCATTCGCGGCCTCGGCAATACCGAGTCCATCGCAACCTTCGATCCGCCGGTAGGCACCTATGTCGACGACATCTATGTCAGCCGACAGAACGCCAACAACTTCGCCTTTTTCGACGTCGATCGGATCGAAGTGCTGCGTGGGCCGCAGGGCACGCTGTTCGGCCGCAACACCACGGGTGGCGCGATCAACGTCGTCCTCAAGAAGCCGGCGGACAGCTTCGGCGGCTATGTCGAGGCGGGCTATGGCGCCTATGACAAGTGGATCATACGCGGTTCGGTCGACGCACCGATCAGCGAAAAGGTGCTAACCAAGCTGTCAGGCTTCGCGACCGAGGCCGACGGCTATGTCAAGAACCTGACCACGGGCGAGAAGAACAACGGCACCAAGAGCTTCGGCCTGCGCGGCGCGGTGCGCCTGCTGCCGACCGATGCGGTGACCTGGGATCTGTCGGCCGACTATGTGCGCGACAACACACTCAACCTGCCGTCGGTCAAGGTCGGCGGCGACCTGTTCAACAACACCGGCCTCAGCACCAAGACCGCCGGGCTGGCCGGCCTCGTCGCCGGCCGCAAGGCGAACTTCCACCTCAAGAATGTGACGAAGAGCCTGTCCTTCGCGTCGAACGTCCAGATCGACCTGGGCGACGCGACGCTGGCGCTGATCACCGGCTATCGCGACCTGAAGCAGGATTATCTGTCCGACGTCTTCGACGGCAAATATTCGACGGGCGGCTTCGCTCTCGCCAATGCCGGCCGCTTCAAGCAATTCTCGCAGGAAGTGAAGATCAACGGCAAGATCGCCGAAGGTCTGCAGTACACCGCCGGCCTCTTCTACATTCACGAGGACAACCGCACCGACTTCGCCGACGTCTTCACGCTCGATCTCGGCACCGTCGGCCTGCCGCTGGTGCTGGCCGACCGCGTGCTGAAGAACAAGACCTCGGCGCCGGCGGCCTATCTCCAGTTCGACTGGAAGCCGGTCGACAGCCTCACCCTGACCGTCGGCGGGCGCTACACGACCGAGAAGAAGACGGTGGGCGTGACCGCCAATGCCAATCCGGCGCTTGCGGGCGTGCCCTATGGTTCGGCCGATATCGCCGCTGCCGGGGTCCCGCTGCGCAACCGGACGAAGGAGTTCACGCCGCGCTTCGCCGTCGAATACCGGCCGATGCAGGACGTGATGCTGTTCGCCTCGGCGACGCGCGGCTTCCGGTCGGGCGGCTGGAACGCCCGCTCGCTCTCGGCCGAGAATTTCCTGGAGTTCGGGCCGGAGAAGGTCTGGTCCTATGAAGGCGGTTTCCGCACCGAGCTGTTCGACCGCACGCTGCGTTTCAACACCACCGTCTTCTACACCGACGTGAAGGGCTTCCAGGTTCCGCTCGGCTTCGTCGACAGCACCGGCGCGATCAACTTCGTCACGCAGAACGGGTCGGACTTCCGCAATTACGGGCTCGAGTCCGAACTGGTGTGGGCACCGGTCAGGGGCCTGTCGCTGTTCGCCAATATCGGCCTGCAGCGCGCCAAATATCTGAACCCCGACCCCACGATCACCGCCCAGCAGGCTTCGTGCCGCGCCGGCGTCGCCGCCAGCTGCGGACAGGGCATCGTCGACCCCAACGGCAATCTGGCGCAGCCGCAGCGCACGCCGAAGTTCACCACCGCCTTCGGTGGCGCCTATGACCTGCCGATCGGCGACTTCTTCCTGACGCCGGCGGCCAACGCCTCCTATCAGTCGCGCAACACGGTCGGCACCGCCGGGGTACCGCTCGACTATGTCGATGGCGAATGGCTGGTCGGCGCGAGCCTGACCTTCAAGCCGCAGGACGGCCCCTGGAAGGCCTCGATCGAATGCGCCAACTGCTTCAACAACCTGTTCGTAGCCAGCAACTTCCCGCCGGGCTTCGCCTTCTACAACATGCCGCGGACCTGGCAGCTGACGGTCGGCTATAAGTTCTAA
- a CDS encoding FAD-dependent oxidoreductase — translation MHRRHFLGSSLAAMAGGALPDLGRLAAQMPSPMFDPIGPITPIRALVDRIFRITVCLRPFRAQGPRLDVEKVGRKLVVHNYGHGGSGWSLSWGSAEIAVRRAMATSPRDIAIMGAGAIGLTSAITAQRAGARVTIYTRDRFPDVPSARATGSWTPDSRVAMADAVGSEFATLWSGMAHSSFARWQSYVGLPAHPVAWSDRYTLSDLAPDEMRAELRAHDVAGFAHFSDLIGDISPRSQVFGPGTHPFATRYALRNSQMTFNIASLAHLLMQDFLAAGGRIETMTFEQPSDIGRLREKVVINCTGYGARALFRDETVHPVRGQIAWLLPQPGVDYGLFYSNVSVVGRSDGIVIQDLGPDDRFGFDDADERPDRAAAEASVRRIAELFDGTRR, via the coding sequence ATGCATAGACGCCATTTTCTGGGCAGCAGTTTGGCGGCTATGGCCGGTGGCGCGCTGCCGGACCTCGGGCGGCTGGCCGCCCAGATGCCGTCTCCGATGTTCGATCCGATCGGCCCGATCACGCCGATCCGCGCCCTGGTCGATCGGATTTTTCGGATAACCGTCTGTCTGCGCCCCTTTCGGGCGCAAGGGCCGCGGCTGGATGTCGAAAAGGTGGGTCGGAAGCTGGTCGTCCACAATTACGGGCATGGCGGCAGCGGCTGGTCGCTCAGCTGGGGCTCGGCCGAAATCGCGGTCCGCAGGGCGATGGCCACGAGCCCGCGGGACATCGCTATCATGGGGGCCGGCGCGATCGGGCTCACCAGCGCCATCACCGCGCAGCGCGCCGGAGCGCGGGTTACCATCTATACCCGGGATCGTTTCCCCGATGTGCCTTCTGCACGTGCCACTGGCAGCTGGACCCCCGACTCCCGCGTGGCGATGGCCGACGCCGTGGGATCCGAGTTCGCGACCCTCTGGAGCGGCATGGCGCATTCCAGCTTCGCCCGGTGGCAGAGCTATGTCGGCCTTCCGGCGCATCCGGTCGCCTGGAGCGATCGCTATACCTTGTCCGATCTGGCGCCCGATGAGATGCGTGCCGAGCTGCGCGCGCACGACGTTGCTGGCTTTGCGCATTTCTCCGACCTGATCGGGGATATCAGCCCCCGATCGCAAGTCTTCGGACCGGGCACGCATCCCTTCGCCACGCGCTATGCGCTGCGCAACAGCCAGATGACCTTCAACATCGCCAGCCTCGCCCATTTGCTGATGCAGGATTTTCTCGCTGCCGGTGGCCGTATCGAGACGATGACCTTCGAACAGCCATCGGACATTGGTCGCCTGCGCGAGAAGGTGGTGATCAACTGCACCGGCTATGGCGCACGCGCGCTCTTCCGCGACGAGACGGTGCATCCTGTGCGTGGTCAGATCGCCTGGCTGTTGCCCCAGCCGGGGGTCGACTATGGCCTGTTCTACAGCAATGTCAGCGTAGTTGGTCGATCCGACGGCATCGTTATCCAGGACCTTGGCCCGGACGACCGTTTCGGCTTCGATGATGCTGACGAGCGCCCGGATCGTGCCGCAGCCGAGGCATCGGTGCGGCGTATCGCCGAGCTTTTCGACGGCACGCGGCGCTGA